GTGTTGGAAAATCACGAGAAATACTTTCATAACCATCCATTAAGTCTTTATAATCCATAGCTTCAGATTCTTGAATTAAAGGATACACAACATACACTTGTCTCCCTTTTTCAATTTCATCTCTCATAAATTTAAAAACCGACAAACGATTGCTATCAAAACGATGCACCGTTTTTACTTCTTTTCTTCCTGGAGGTAATTCATCAATAACAGAAATATCTAAATCGCCATAAACAGACATTGCCAAAGTTCTTGGTATTGGTGTTGCTGTCATTACTAAAATGTGAGGAGGTAAAGAAGCCCCTCCAACCTCCCCGAAGGGGAGGCTTTTCTCACTGTTGTGTAATTCTTGTGTTATCTTCTTGGTTACATTTTCAATATTTCCTATTACTTCCTCATTAGTGAATCTGATGACTTTAAAACCTAATTCTGTTAAAATTTGTGTTCTTAATTCGTCAGCTTCTATTTGTTCTTTTGTGTTGTGATATTTACCATCAACTTCAATAATTAATCGTTTAGAAGTTGAAACAAAATCAACAATAAATTCATCTACAACATGCTGTCTTCTAAATTTAATATCTAATTTCTTCGTTTTTAATTGCTCCCAAAGAATTTGTTCCGCTTCGGTAGTCTGTTTTTTTCTGTCTTTCTGTAATTCTTTCATCAATTTATAAACAGAAGGACGAGCAGTTTCATAACGATTCCGCACTTCAATTCCCTTCTCTTTGGGAAGGGCTAGGGATGGGCTATTCTTCCCCCATAATTTAGCTCTCTGCGCAACTCCAAATCGATGTTGTTCATCAATAATTGCAATTCCTAAACTTTTAAACTTTACTTTATCTTCCAACAAAGCATGCGTTCCTATTAAAATATGTAAAGTTCCATCTTCTAAATTCGCATGAATTTCTCTTCTCTTTTTTATTTTTACAGAACCCGTTAGAATATCAACATTAATATTCATACCTTTTAAAAGTTCTGAGACTGCTATAAAATGCTGATTTGCTAAAATCTCAGTAGGCGCCATAATTGTTGCCTGAAAACCATTATCTAACGCCAAAAGCATTGCTAACAGTGCAACAATTGTTTTTCCAGATCCAACATCACCTTGTAAAAGACGATTCATGTGCGCACCAGAAGCAACATCTTTTCGAATTTCTTTTAACACTCTTTTTTGAGCGTTCGTTAAATCGAAAGGTAAATGGTCTTTATAAAAAGTATTAAAGTTTTCACCTACATTCTCAAAAATAAATCCTTGTATTTTTGTTTTATTGATGAGTTTCTTCCTTAATAATTGTAATTGAATGAAAAATAATTCTTCAAACTTTAATCGGTTTTGCGCTTTTGCTAAATTTTCTTGACTTTTAGGAAAGTGAGCATTTAATAATGCATCACGTTTACTCATCAATTTAAAATCATTAATAATTTCTTGTGATAAGCTTTCTTGAATTCCATCAAAAACCTGTTCCAATAAATATTGAACATACGTTCTCATTAATTTATTAGAAACCCCAGAGTTTGTTAATCTTTCTGTGGATGGATATACAGGTTGCATTTTGGTTTGCAACTTTTTCTTGTATTCTGTTACTAATTCTAATTCTGGGTGTGGAATGCTAAAAAACCCATTATAATGATTCAACTTCCCATAAACCACATAAGGTTCATTAATTTTAAGAGCATCTTTAATCCATTTTTGCCCTTTAAACCAAACCAATTCCATGGTTCCTGTAGCATCTTGAAAAGTTGCCACTAACCTACTTCCTCTTTTTTGTGCAAC
The window above is part of the Polaribacter sp. SA4-12 genome. Proteins encoded here:
- a CDS encoding DUF559 domain-containing protein, which produces MKLSYPITYIKGVSVQRATLLYTELGLKTCNDLLNFFPFRYIDKTAFYKIKELQPNSSEVQIVGKITRVKSVAQKRGSRLVATFQDATGTMELVWFKGQKWIKDALKINEPYVVYGKLNHYNGFFSIPHPELELVTEYKKKLQTKMQPVYPSTERLTNSGVSNKLMRTYVQYLLEQVFDGIQESLSQEIINDFKLMSKRDALLNAHFPKSQENLAKAQNRLKFEELFFIQLQLLRKKLINKTKIQGFIFENVGENFNTFYKDHLPFDLTNAQKRVLKEIRKDVASGAHMNRLLQGDVGSGKTIVALLAMLLALDNGFQATIMAPTEILANQHFIAVSELLKGMNINVDILTGSVKIKKRREIHANLEDGTLHILIGTHALLEDKVKFKSLGIAIIDEQHRFGVAQRAKLWGKNSPSLALPKEKGIEVRNRYETARPSVYKLMKELQKDRKKQTTEAEQILWEQLKTKKLDIKFRRQHVVDEFIVDFVSTSKRLIIEVDGKYHNTKEQIEADELRTQILTELGFKVIRFTNEEVIGNIENVTKKITQELHNSEKSLPFGEVGGASLPPHILVMTATPIPRTLAMSVYGDLDISVIDELPPGRKEVKTVHRFDSNRLSVFKFMRDEIEKGRQVYVVYPLIQESEAMDYKDLMDGYESISRDFPTPKYQISIVHGQMKPADKEHEMQRFVKGETQIMVATTVIEVGVNVPNASVMIIESSERFGLSQLHQLRGRVGRGADQSYCILLSSYKLSPEAKTRLETMVETTDGFKIAEVDLKLRGPGNIMGTQQSGVLDLKIADVVRDSKILVAARNTAIALLQEDSNLSKPENKNIKSAYLEMSKTSKIWSNIS